Genomic DNA from Treponema pectinovorum:
AGAATATCGCGAGTTTCATCTATATTTAACTCTGCACTGCCTTCTTCAAAAAAAGCATCTGAAGCAAGAGTGATGACAACTCCTCTCTCATCGGAAGAAACTGTTATCTTTGCAGAATGAATTTCTGGGGCAAAGAGCGAAATCGCTTTCTTTTTGGCAAGCCCAAGCGACTTTCCTTTTTCTACTGAAGGAAGGCTGTTTATTGTATTTCCCAAATCTGCAAGGCGACCAGCAGTAAGCGACATTCCACCCATGGGAGTTGGATTTTCCATAGATTCTGTTTGAACTGCAAGCGAGGCTTGAATTTGAGCAAGTTGAGTTGTGTCCACTTCTGAAGGATCATAAAGCATGACAAAGAAGCAGAGCATCAGGGTAATCATATCTCCATAGGTGCCCTGCCACGCGGTTGACGGTTTTTCTGGTGCTTTTTTTTCTTTTTTTGCCATCTAAACTCTAATCCTTAAGAACATCGCCCTCTATAACTTTTCTAGTTTTTGGATCAAGATAAGTAAGAAGTTTCATTGCAAGAATTCTAGGGTTATCTCCTGCCTGAATTGAAAGTACACCTTCCAAAACCATCTCTTTTGCAGCCATTTCAGCGCTATTTTGAGCGATGAGTTTTTGTGCCATAGGTCCAAACCACCAGTTTGCAAGCATGGAACCGTACAATGTAGTAATCAAAGCGACCGCCATGTTAGGTCCCAAAGATGATTTATCTTCAAGGTTGTTCAACATACCAATAAGACCAATTACAGTACCCATCATACCAAAACCTGGACCAAAACCTGCCCACTGGTTAACAAGGTTTATACCAGATAGGTGGCGAGCTTCCATTTGGCTCATCTCATTTTCCAATATTGCACGGATTATATTTCCATCTGTGCCGTCAACAACCATTCTAAGTCCGGACTTCATAAAAGGATCATCCAAATCATCCAAACCTTCTTCTAGGGCGAGAATTCCTTCACGCCTTGCTTTTTCAGAAAGGGCAACCATATTTTGTATGAGATTTTTTTCTCCATAATCGTAGGTTTTAAAACAGCGTCCTAAAACGCCAAACATTCCTAAGACCTGCTTTAATGGAGCAACAAAGAATAGAGAAAAGAAAGAACCGCCAACGGTTACGAATACGGACGGAATATCAATAATACCGCCGAGAGAGCCACCCGAAGTTACAACACCGAGCACGATTACAGCAGCACCACCAACAACTGCGATTATTGACGCAATATCCATAAAAAGCTTCCTCCTAAATCCCACCTAGCTTTTTAATCATATTTTATCGAGAAAAGATTAAATTTCTTGTTTGGAGATTTCAAGCCGGTTACGATAATCAATTATTTTTTCAATCAATTCATCAGGTGAATCCTTGACCATAACTTTTTTACCTGAAAGGAAAGTGATAGTCAGGTCAGGAGTGTTTTCCATACTTTCTATCATGTGTGGATTTATCCAGTACTTTTTCCCATCCAACCGAGTAACTGAAATCATCGTTTTATTTTCCCTTCTTATTCATTTATCGTCAAGTACAAAAAAAATTTTATCCGATTTGCACACAGTTTTTTGTTGTTTTTTGTCAAAATCAGTCTCTTATAATCAATATACCGCACAAATCTCATACAAAAAAAATGATGTAAACATTTACATTTTATAACAGATTTTATAATATTACAAAAAAAAGTTAATAGCCTGTTATAAAAACTTGCACTTTTTTAATTCTGTGTTATTTTTATAATATAATAAGGAAATGCAATATGAACTCAAAAATTCTTGTAATCGAAGACATACCAGAAATGGCAGAACTTGTTTCGATGTATCTAACAAAATCAGGAATGCAGGTTGATTCTGTAGGCTCGGCTGAAGACGCGTTTACCTATATCGATCGCCAAATGCCAGATTTGATAATCCTAGATTTAAATTTGCCCGGAATGAGCGGATTTGAATTTCTTACAAAATTCAGAAAAGAATACAATTCTTCGCTTCCTGTTATAATAGTTTCTGCACGCGATGCAGATGAAGACATAATAAATGGGCTTGGTGATGGTGCAGACGAATTTGTTACAAAACCGTATTCACCAAAAGTTTTAGTTGCTAGGGTTGAAGCTATAATACGCAGACAAGCAAAGGTTACTGCTGCTGCGGAGGCCTCTTATGATTTTGGACCTTATACAGTTTTATTAAACAGCTGCGTTCTGAAAAAAGGTCCGGAAAAAATTCCTCTTTCTACAAAAGAGTATGAAGTTTTGGAATTTTTAATCTCGCATGAAGGCGAAACCTTAGGTCCAGAGAGAATATATAACGAAGTTTGGAAAGCGCAATATGGCGATATAACTGCCGTTGCCGTATACGTTCAAAGGCTCAGAAAAAAGATAGAAGATGATCATTCTAATCCAAAATATATAAAAACAGTTTTCGGGATGGGATATAAGTTTGAAAAAGGTAGCAACTGATGAAAATCAAACATCAGTTGAACTTATTCATTCTGCTTGTCGTACTTATTCCAATAATTGCTTTAACTACGATTCCTGTAAATCAGCATATTGCCACAGGTTATAGCATAAGTTCAGAAAAGCTGACTCTATTCACCCTTCTTCTTACAGGGTCGTTAGAGTTGGCTTGCATTCTTTTTACGTTACACATTTCAAGGACAATAACTCGTTCAATCAATTTTTTGCAAAATTCAACTAAAAGGCTTGCAAATAAAGAAATTCGACACTCCATCGAAAGAAGAAAATCTAACCGCGGTGAAAATGAAATAACAGACCTCATACTAAATTTGGAAAAAATGCGACTCGCCCTAAAAGAAGATGATGAAAGAAGAAAAAGATTCATCATGGGAATGAGCCACGACTTGAGAACTCCGATTGCAGTTATAAAAGGTTATCTAGAAGCTGTTGAAGACGGGATTGTAAAGAATCCAGATGATGTTGCAAAATCTATAAAAATTTTAATATCCAAAACAAAACAACTTGAGACTATGATAAACTCTCTTATAAACTTTGTAAAATTGGAAACAAACGATTGGAAAGATAAGTTGACAGTTCAGCCTATTCTGCCTTTACTAAAGGAATTTGAAGAATCATGCATAAACAGCAGTAAAATTTTTAACAGAAATGTCAAAACTGAAATAAATATTTCTGAAAACAGCAATGTTCTTTACAACAAAGAACTCGTAATTAGAGCACTGGAAAATCTTTATTCAAATGCACAGCGTTACACAAAAGAAAATGGAAATATCACGATAAAAGCCGTTGAAGATGAAAATTTTATAACTGTTTCAATAGAAGATTCTGGAATTGGAATTGAGGATAAAGACATTCAATTTATATTTGACATCTTCTACAGAGCATCAAACAGCCGTGAAGAAGAAGGACATGGAATTGGGCTTTCTGTCGTAAAAAACATCTTAGAAACCCATAATTGGAAAATCGATGTAAAATCTCAAATTGGTATAGGAACTGTATTTACAATATTGATTCCAAAAATCTGTTCAAAAGCATAAGCCCTTTCTTATTCAAAGCATAAAATGTGTCATCTTCTGTTTTAAAAACAGAAGCAAGCTTTCGCTCTTTCCATTCAAAAAAAACTCCGTTTTCAACTCCTATCTTTTCTTCAAGGTTAAGTCCAAATCGCTTAAAGAATTTTTGAGAACTCACGCCCTTTTTCATTCTAAAACCCATCATAAGATATTCAAAAATTTCGTCGTTTTTGGAGATTTTTTCTACATTTCTTACGCTTTCAATTTTTTGCTCGATTTCCTGCAAGTTTTTTTTCTCCGCGTCTAAATTTTGACTGCTTTGAAAATTTTTCCAGAAATCTTCATATTTTTTTATATTCAAAGTGTTTGTCCAGCGCACGCCTTCAAAATATAAGCTTCCAGTTGCACCGCTTCCAACACCAATGTAATTTTCAAGGTTCCAGTAAACGCTGTTGTGCAGGCTTTCAAAACCGGGCTTTGCAAAATTACTTACTTCGTATTGATAAAATCCTTTTTTTTCAAGCAAATTTCGCCCTAAAATCCACATTCGGTCGGCTTTTTCTTGGCTCCATTTTATTTTTCCGTCCGTAATTTTTTTATAAAGAGGAGTTTTTTCTTCAACGGTCAAGGTATATAAGGAGATGTGATCTACAGGATATTCAAAAATTTTATCAAACTGCGCTCCAAAGGACTTATATGTCTGACCTGGAAGCCCTGCGATAAAATCAACAGAAAGTCTATTTTTCCAATTCGCCTTTAAAATTTCTAAAGCATGCAAAACAGTTTTTACATCGCTCTTTCTGTTTATAAGAGTCAAACTCTTATCGTCCAAGGCTTGAATTCCCATCGAAATTCTTGTAACGCCAGCCCTTTTTGAATTTTCTAAAAGCTCTGCACAAACATCTTCTGGGTTTACTTCCAAAGTTATTTCTTTTACTTTTTTATCTTTAAAAAGATTTTTTAAGGACGAGATAAGAGTGTAAACCAGTTCACCTTTTAAAATGCTTGGGGTTCCGCCTCCGATGTAGATTGTAGACCAAGCGGTAATTGAATATTTTTTTACATAAAAGACGACTTCATTTAAAACACAATCAATATAGGTGGAGTCTGGCTTTGCAAGATTTTTTTTTGAATTGTTAATGCTAAAAAAATCACAATAATCGCACTTTTGCGTGCAAAACGGAATGTGAACATAAAGGGAATATTCCATTTTTTTATCTAAAAAAATCTCAATTTATCAAATGGAAAATATACAAAAAGCGCTCGCCCTTCAAAAGAATCTGCCTTCATCTTGCCCCAAATTCTGCAATCCAATGCTTCCAAACGGTTGTCGCCTAAAAGAAAATACTCGCCTTCATTTAAAGTTAGAACTTCGGTATTGCCAACAGCGCCAAGACTTTTATCGATTCCTAAAGTTGTGTTTGGAAAAGTCAAATTGTATTTTACCTTTGTAAGTTCAAATTCTGTTAAAAACTGATTTTGCGCCAACGGCTTTACGTAGACAAGATAATCTTTTATGTAGATTGTATCGCCAGGAATTCCCACAACCCTTCTTAAATACGGCTTTATTCCATTTTTATCGGAAAAAGGAGAGATTCTTCCAGCGGTGAAAAACCTTACTATAAAATCAACAATTTTTTGAAATGGAGTATATTCTTCATCGAGATTGCTTTTTACAAGCATGATTTGTCCGCGACTTGGCTTTTTCAAAAACGGGGCAATCAAGACAACGCTCTTTTCAGAAAGTTCTGGAAGCATAGAATCCGATTGAGATTTTACAGGATAAAAGAGAAAGGCGATTATCAAATTTACTGCCATAAAACAGGAAAAAAATGAGACGAGCGAAACAAAGATGTTTCTGTAAAGTTTTCGCCTCATCCTGTATGAAATCGAATATATGTCGCGAAACATTGTAAAACCATACCTTTTTTTTTGCGTAGTTGCAAGGTAAACCTAATCACAATATAATCGGCTTATGTCAGAAAGTGTAAAGATGATAGCACAAAACAAAAAGGCGAGATTTGATTATTTTGTCGAAGAATCTTATGAATGCGGAATTGTTTTAGAAGGAACAGAAGTAAAGTCCGTAAAGGCAGGAAACATCTCGTTTAACGATTCTTTTGCGGAGATAATAAATGGAGAACTTTGGGTGCGCAATTTTCACATTTCTGAATATAAGTATTCATCAATTTTTAATCACAACCCAGACAGAGTCAAAAAACTTTTGGTTCACAAAGAAGAATTAAAAAGGATTAAAAGAAAAGTTGATGAAAAAGGATACACATTGATTCCTCTCGATTTTTATCTTAAAAATGGGCGTGTAAAAATAAATTTAGGCATCTGCAAAGGAAAAAAACAGTTTGACAAGCGCGCTTCTATAAAAGAAAGAGATATAAATAGAGAATTGAGCCGAGAATTTAAAAAATCTATCCTCTCGTAAAATGCGGAGAATTTTTATTTGAAAGGATTTTTAAAAGCCAAAATAGCCTTATTTTTCATAATCGAAGCTACTCTCCAGTTGAACGCACAAAAACTTCAGGTTGATTACTACGGAGT
This window encodes:
- the motB gene encoding flagellar motor protein MotB; translation: MAKKEKKAPEKPSTAWQGTYGDMITLMLCFFVMLYDPSEVDTTQLAQIQASLAVQTESMENPTPMGGMSLTAGRLADLGNTINSLPSVEKGKSLGLAKKKAISLFAPEIHSAKITVSSDERGVVITLASDAFFEEGSAELNIDETRDILLKLSKFFQESEIQNRRFRIEGHTDSNPVANDKYPSNWELSAARALNTLHYLADFGVDERKFSIAGYADTRPVFSNDTKEGQAYNRRVDIIILDEGHF
- a CDS encoding motility protein A, translating into MDIASIIAVVGGAAVIVLGVVTSGGSLGGIIDIPSVFVTVGGSFFSLFFVAPLKQVLGMFGVLGRCFKTYDYGEKNLIQNMVALSEKARREGILALEEGLDDLDDPFMKSGLRMVVDGTDGNIIRAILENEMSQMEARHLSGINLVNQWAGFGPGFGMMGTVIGLIGMLNNLEDKSSLGPNMAVALITTLYGSMLANWWFGPMAQKLIAQNSAEMAAKEMVLEGVLSIQAGDNPRILAMKLLTYLDPKTRKVIEGDVLKD
- a CDS encoding flagellar FlbD family protein; this encodes MISVTRLDGKKYWINPHMIESMENTPDLTITFLSGKKVMVKDSPDELIEKIIDYRNRLEISKQEI
- a CDS encoding response regulator transcription factor; translation: MNSKILVIEDIPEMAELVSMYLTKSGMQVDSVGSAEDAFTYIDRQMPDLIILDLNLPGMSGFEFLTKFRKEYNSSLPVIIVSARDADEDIINGLGDGADEFVTKPYSPKVLVARVEAIIRRQAKVTAAAEASYDFGPYTVLLNSCVLKKGPEKIPLSTKEYEVLEFLISHEGETLGPERIYNEVWKAQYGDITAVAVYVQRLRKKIEDDHSNPKYIKTVFGMGYKFEKGSN
- a CDS encoding sensor histidine kinase yields the protein MKIKHQLNLFILLVVLIPIIALTTIPVNQHIATGYSISSEKLTLFTLLLTGSLELACILFTLHISRTITRSINFLQNSTKRLANKEIRHSIERRKSNRGENEITDLILNLEKMRLALKEDDERRKRFIMGMSHDLRTPIAVIKGYLEAVEDGIVKNPDDVAKSIKILISKTKQLETMINSLINFVKLETNDWKDKLTVQPILPLLKEFEESCINSSKIFNRNVKTEINISENSNVLYNKELVIRALENLYSNAQRYTKENGNITIKAVEDENFITVSIEDSGIGIEDKDIQFIFDIFYRASNSREEEGHGIGLSVVKNILETHNWKIDVKSQIGIGTVFTILIPKICSKA
- the hemW gene encoding radical SAM family heme chaperone HemW, with product MEYSLYVHIPFCTQKCDYCDFFSINNSKKNLAKPDSTYIDCVLNEVVFYVKKYSITAWSTIYIGGGTPSILKGELVYTLISSLKNLFKDKKVKEITLEVNPEDVCAELLENSKRAGVTRISMGIQALDDKSLTLINRKSDVKTVLHALEILKANWKNRLSVDFIAGLPGQTYKSFGAQFDKIFEYPVDHISLYTLTVEEKTPLYKKITDGKIKWSQEKADRMWILGRNLLEKKGFYQYEVSNFAKPGFESLHNSVYWNLENYIGVGSGATGSLYFEGVRWTNTLNIKKYEDFWKNFQSSQNLDAEKKNLQEIEQKIESVRNVEKISKNDEIFEYLMMGFRMKKGVSSQKFFKRFGLNLEEKIGVENGVFFEWKERKLASVFKTEDDTFYALNKKGLMLLNRFLESIL
- the lepB gene encoding signal peptidase I, yielding MFRDIYSISYRMRRKLYRNIFVSLVSFFSCFMAVNLIIAFLFYPVKSQSDSMLPELSEKSVVLIAPFLKKPSRGQIMLVKSNLDEEYTPFQKIVDFIVRFFTAGRISPFSDKNGIKPYLRRVVGIPGDTIYIKDYLVYVKPLAQNQFLTEFELTKVKYNLTFPNTTLGIDKSLGAVGNTEVLTLNEGEYFLLGDNRLEALDCRIWGKMKADSFEGRALFVYFPFDKLRFF
- the smpB gene encoding SsrA-binding protein SmpB, translating into MSESVKMIAQNKKARFDYFVEESYECGIVLEGTEVKSVKAGNISFNDSFAEIINGELWVRNFHISEYKYSSIFNHNPDRVKKLLVHKEELKRIKRKVDEKGYTLIPLDFYLKNGRVKINLGICKGKKQFDKRASIKERDINRELSREFKKSILS